Proteins encoded together in one Oreochromis aureus strain Israel breed Guangdong linkage group 23, ZZ_aureus, whole genome shotgun sequence window:
- the LOC116328217 gene encoding uncharacterized protein LOC116328217 isoform X2 — MDKLKAYEQLKKDLENGEITQKGFDNNVKKLLTAEKSDDTPSTSGNEFLSAAEAFGKAKKLLQPQVKKRQFPLNDKRLDHGKSLLKVRMAPMEWKPRTLRKCGRYQKLIMDEAPPRIILQGHETYDDLITIAKERFWPERTEGSEFTLCHSDGTRWSKEDFHKEYRTVSDITHLWKRTLYIGRRQLEVVCLDDQSSISDEDPVTEVGGDESCSLDELPETLIGQNVAEQCIFHVFHMWKRL; from the exons ATGGACAAGCTGAAAGCCTACGAGCAGCTGAAAAAAGACCTTGAAAATG GTGAGATTACCCAAAAAGGCTTTGATAACAACGTAAAAAAGCTCCTGACAGCAGAAAAATCAG ATGACACTCCTTCAACAAGTGGCAATGAATTTCTCA gtgcagcagaggCCTTTGGTAAAGCCAAGAAACTACTACAGCCTCAAGTAAAGAAAAGGCAATTTCCATTGAATGATAAACGTTTGGACCATGGCAAATCATTATTGAAG GTCAGAATGGCTCCCATGGAGTGGAAACCAAGAACTCTTAGAAAGTGTGGACGGTACCAGAAGTTAATAATGGACGAAGCTCCACCTCGAATCATCCTGCAAGGCCATGAAACCTATGATGATTTAATTACCATAGCCAAAGAACGATTCTGGCCAGAGCGTACTGAGGGGAGTGAGTTCACTCTTTGCCATTCTGACGGGACCAGGTGGAGTAAGGAGGATTTCCACAAAGAATACAGAACTGTTTCTGATATTACACATCTGTGGAAAAGAACACTATACATCGGGCGAAGACAACTGG AGGTCGTGTGTTTGGATGATCAAAGTTCCATCTCAG ATGAAGACCCTGTAACTGAAGTGGGTGGTGATGAAAGTTGCAGTTTAG ATGAACTTCCTGAAACCCTCATAGGACAAAATGTTGCAGAACAG TGTATCTTCCACGTGTTCCATATGTGGAAGAGGCTTTAA
- the LOC116328217 gene encoding uncharacterized protein LOC116328217 isoform X1, whose amino-acid sequence MDKLKAYEQLKKDLENGEITQKGFDNNVKKLLTAEKSDDTPSTSGNEFLSAAEAFGKAKKLLQPQVKKRQFPLNDKRLDHGKSLLKVRMAPMEWKPRTLRKCGRYQKLIMDEAPPRIILQGHETYDDLITIAKERFWPERTEGSEFTLCHSDGTRWSKEDFHKEYRTVSDITHLWKRTLYIGRRQLEVVCLDDQSSISDEDPVTEVGGDESCSLDELPETLIGQNVAEQDFHPETSSSGEFETGRVRKKSQSKQRKEENVGSSLGPGGAVSQDMLPHAVIEAKEAMEGAEELSEGAGNSGLLIDFAESFNTTPKSPSLYLPRVPYVEEALITYSEDNLLGEGTFGKVYRGSFHGTPAAVKRIMCGQQGMEDSDIHHEINVSLRLSHPNIVRLMAVARTQSCFLLAAEYIHGATLQQVLHTETAAW is encoded by the exons ATGGACAAGCTGAAAGCCTACGAGCAGCTGAAAAAAGACCTTGAAAATG GTGAGATTACCCAAAAAGGCTTTGATAACAACGTAAAAAAGCTCCTGACAGCAGAAAAATCAG ATGACACTCCTTCAACAAGTGGCAATGAATTTCTCA gtgcagcagaggCCTTTGGTAAAGCCAAGAAACTACTACAGCCTCAAGTAAAGAAAAGGCAATTTCCATTGAATGATAAACGTTTGGACCATGGCAAATCATTATTGAAG GTCAGAATGGCTCCCATGGAGTGGAAACCAAGAACTCTTAGAAAGTGTGGACGGTACCAGAAGTTAATAATGGACGAAGCTCCACCTCGAATCATCCTGCAAGGCCATGAAACCTATGATGATTTAATTACCATAGCCAAAGAACGATTCTGGCCAGAGCGTACTGAGGGGAGTGAGTTCACTCTTTGCCATTCTGACGGGACCAGGTGGAGTAAGGAGGATTTCCACAAAGAATACAGAACTGTTTCTGATATTACACATCTGTGGAAAAGAACACTATACATCGGGCGAAGACAACTGG AGGTCGTGTGTTTGGATGATCAAAGTTCCATCTCAG ATGAAGACCCTGTAACTGAAGTGGGTGGTGATGAAAGTTGCAGTTTAG ATGAACTTCCTGAAACCCTCATAGGACAAAATGTTGCAGAACAG GATTTCCATCCAGAAACATCCAGCTCAGGTGAATTTGAAACAGGGAGAGTCAGAAAGAAAAGCCAGTCCAAGCAAAGGAAGGAGGAAAATGTAGGGTCATCTCTAGGTCCAGGTGGAGCAGTGAGCCAAGACATGTTACCACATGCAGTTATTGAGGCAAAAGAAGCTATGGAGGGAGCTGAAGAGCTATCTGAAGGTGCTGGAAATAGTGGGCTTTTGATAGATTTTGCAGAGTCTTTCAACACAACTCCAAAATCGCCATCAT TGTATCTTCCACGTGTTCCATATGTGGAAGAGGCTTTAATTACATACAGCGAGGACAATCTACTGGGAGAAGGGACATTTGGCAAGGTATATAGAGGTTCTTTTCATGGTACTCCAGCAGCTGTTAAAAGGATCATGTGTGGCCAACAAGGGATGGAGGACAGCGACATTCATCATGAGATAAATGTTTCACT GAGACTGTCTCACCCCAACATCGTCAGACTCATGGCAGTTGCCCGCACTCAGTCCTGCTTTTTGTTGGCAGCTGAATACATTCATGGCGCAACCCTGCAGCAAGTGCTTCACACAGAGACAGCTGCTTGGTGA